In one Chelmon rostratus isolate fCheRos1 chromosome 7, fCheRos1.pri, whole genome shotgun sequence genomic region, the following are encoded:
- the dhx40 gene encoding probable ATP-dependent RNA helicase DHX40 — translation MSKSTRWDSTKHLPIYQHKTKLVQAVKDSTFLVVTGETGSGKTTQLPQYLHQAGVCKDGKICITQPRRVAAITVAQRVAQEMQCTLGREVGYQVRFDDCTSQDTVVKYMTDGCLLREILADPVLSQYSVVILDEVHERSLNTDILLGLLKKMFSNPAKATKGRFFPLKVVVMSATLETDKLSAFLSDCPVFTIPGRTFPVTCTFGSAVGPKDIESTAYVKEVVKMALDVHTSEMSGDILVFLTGQSEIERACDLLYEKAESIDYRYDVQDQTVEGLLILPLYGSMPTDQQRQIFQPPPSGIRKCVVATNIAATSLTINGIKYIIDSGFVKQLNHNSRVGMDILEVVPISKSEAQQRAGRAGRTSAGKCFRIYTKEFWEKSMPEYTVPEIQRTSLTAVILTLKCLGVHDVIRFPYLDRPEERFVLEALKKLYQFDAIDRRGRVTRLGELMVEFPLHPGLTRAVLKAASLGCQDLLLPVAAMLSVENIFIRPGHPEKQKEADKKHRALSAKSGSTNDFATLLSVFQSCKSSDRPSVWCKDNWIHWRALKSAFSVETQLREILLRLTQKRDFPVETFDGNKSELFRRCLCTGYFTNVARRSVGKVFCTMDGNGSMVHIHPSSSLFDQEDELNWVIFHDVLVTSRVYIRTVCPIRYEWVKDLLPKLHEVDVYELSSVAREEVTDEEMIKWETREAAKRQPEVSTEDVMKKLEKRNNETSVSDARARYLQRKQQRQQSKPL, via the exons ATGTCCAAATCAACAAGATGGGACTCCACAAAACACCTGCCGATCTATCAGCACAAAACCAAGCTGGTTCAGGCTGTTAAAGACAGCACTTTTCTGGTGGTCACCGGTGAGACCGGCAGCGGGAAAACCACACAACTTCCACAGTATCTGCATCAAGCAG GTGTTTGTAAAGATGGCAAAATCTGCATCACCCAGCCCCGCCGAGTGGCTGCCATCACAGTGGCCCAGAGGGTAGCCCAGGAGATGCAGTGCACTCTGGGTAGAGAGGTTGGCTACCAAGTGCGCTTCGATGACTGCACATCACAG GACACGGTGGTGAAGTACATGACAGACGGTTGTTTGCTCAGAGAGATCCTGGCAGATCCTGTGCTTTCTCAATACAGTGTTGTAATCTTGGATGAAGTCCACGAACGCAGCCTCAACACA GATATTCTTCTGGGTTTACTGAAGAAAATGTTCTCCAACCCCGCTAAGGCCACCAAGGGCCGCTTTTTCCCCTTGAAGGTGGTGGTGATGTCCGCCACCTTGGAAACTGACAAACTCTCAGCCTTTCTCAGCGACTGTCCCGTCTTTACTATTCCCGGGAGGACGTTTCCTGTCACCTGCACGTTTGGTTCTGCTGTAGGACCTAAAGACATAGAGAGCACTGCTTATGTGAAGGAG GTCGTCAAAATGGCCCTTGATGTGCACACCAGTGAAATGAGCGGGGatattcttgtgtttttgacag GTCAGTCAGAGATTGAGCGTGCCTGTGACTTGCTGTATGAGAAAGCTGAGTCTATAGACTACCGCTATGATGTGCAGGACCAAACAGTGGAGGGCCTTCTTATTTTGCCTCTTTATGGATCCATGCCCACTG ATCAACAGAGGCAAATCTTTCAGCCTCCACCTTCAGGGATCAGGAAGTGTGTAGTGGCCACTAACATTGCAGCAACATCTCTAACCATCAATGGCATAAA GTACATTATAGACAGCGGGTTTGTGAAGCAGCTCAACCACAACTCAAGGGTGGGGATGGATATCTTGGAGGTGGTGCCTATTTCAAA GAGCGAGGCTCAGCAGAGAGCAGGTCGAGCTGGAAGAACGTCAGCTGGGAAATGCTTTCGAATCTACACCAAGGAATTCTGGGAGAAGAGCATGCCTGAATACACAGTTCCAGAAATCCAGAGGACGAGTCTGACTGCAGTGATACTCACACTCAAGTGCCTGGGCGTTCATGATGTCATTAG GTTCCCTTATCTTGACCGTCCAGAGGAAAGGTTTGTTCTCGAGGCATTAAAAAAGCTCTACCAATTTGACGCCATCGACAG GAGAGGCAGGGTGACCCGGCTGGGGGAGCTGATGGTGGAGTTCCCCCTGCACCCAGGCCTTACCAGAGCTGTGCTCAAAGCTGCCTCGCTCGGCTGTCAGGACCTGCTTCTCCCTGTGGCTGCCATGCTGTCTGTAGAGAACATTTTCATCAGACCAG GTCACCCTGAGAAGCAGAAAGAGGCAGATAAAAAGCACAGAGCGCTGAGTGCCAAGAGCGGCAGCACGAACGACTTTGCCACCCTCCTCAGCGTGTTTCAGTCATGCAAATCCAG TGACAGACCCTCAGTGTGGTGTAAAGATAATTGGATCCACTGGAGGGCGCTGAAGTCTGCCTTTAGTGTGGAGACTCAGCTGCGAGAGATCCTCCTTCGCCTCACACAG AAGAGAGACTTCCCTGTGGAAACATTTGATGGTAATAAGAGTGAACTCTTCAGACGATGCCTGTGCACAGGGTACTTCACCAATGTTGCCAGAAG GTCCGTTGGAAAGGTTTTTTGCACTATGGATGGCAATGGATCCATGGTTCACATACATCCATCATCATCg CTGTTTGACCAGGAGGATGAGCTGAACTGGGTCATCTTCCACGATGTGCTGGTGACCTCACGGGTGTATATCAGGACGGTGTGTCCTATTCGATACGAGTGGGTAAAGGACTTATTACCTAAACTTCATGAGGTGGATGTCTATGAACTGAGCAGCGTGGCAAGAGAAGAAGTGACCGATGAGGAGATGATAAAATGGGAGACCAGGGAAGCGGCCAAAAGACAACCAG AGGTTTCCACTGAGGATGTcatgaagaagctggagaagcGAAACAACGAAACCAGTGTCAGCGATGCTCGCGCTCGCTATCTGCAACGAaagcaacaaagacaacaaagtaAACCTCTTTGA
- the LOC121608793 gene encoding zona pellucida sperm-binding protein 4-like isoform X2 → MKACSTDFTWVTFISLSLLLLSLEALTASKQFQATAYDIMNNSTSICHDRFMSVYVPKVQYADLPFTIYVQDEDRGYYQAVAVAKQCHYFLGETETFFILTVASRGCFVRKQKNMTHVTVVIMARAHRGRVEIIKSIRLSCEWKVKEADKNDSPLVPRHHFCNKDGFNITIPHNATVPPLNLDVIWIPSGQGHGCKAQKRSKDAVTFSFPFTDCGTQSMISGGIITYWVNIEVKQHPQRGSVFRDTPFHLTVQCSFALAQITHLGIEVQGEKSLSTLKSKGLLRTEMRFAKDSSFRSFYSSGDPPAVTELGQPVYVEVFVLKHEDEDLTLLLEDCWATPTENPHDPQRWNLLVKGCPFSGDSHRTIVLPVVPSKELKYPSLHQWFVVKLFSFVKPATFENLVYFHCEIEICKGPDCSQSCSNGRRKLRRITPGPGQRILYSVVSGGPLLYLLETTRKRTALKSYLEATVHDL, encoded by the exons ATGAAGGCCTGCAGTACAGACTTCACTTGggtgacatttatttcattatccCTGCTTCTTTTGAGTCTTGAGGCTCTCACTGCTTCAAAACAATTTCAAGCAACAGCCTATGACATTATGAACAATAGCACATCGATTTGCCACGACAGGTTCATGTCTGTTTACGTGCCAAAGGTGCAATACGCTGATCTTCCTTTCACCATTTATGTTCAAG ATGAAGACCGCGGATATTACCAAGCCGTTGCAGTTGCAAAACAGTGCCACTACTTCCTGGGAGAAACTGAAACCTTTTTTATCTTGACAGTTGCTTCCCGTGGATGTTTTGTAAGAAAACAA AAAAATATGACACATGTGACTGTTGTCATCATGGCACGTGCACACAGGGGGAGAGTTGAAATAATCAAGTCCATCCGTCTCTCCTGTGAATGGAAAGTTAAAG AGGCGGACAAAAATGATTCTCCACTTGTACCAAGGCATCATTTCTGCAACAAGGATGGGTTCAACATTACTATCCCTCACAATGCCACAGTCCCACCTCTGAACCTGGACGTGATCTGGATCCCTTCGGGCCAAGGCCACGGCTGTAAAGCCCAAAAAAGATCCAAGGATGCTGTCACTTTCAGCTTTCCATTCACTGATTGTGGCACTCAGTCCATG ATATCAGGTGGGATTATAACCTACTGGGTCAACATTGAGGTGAAACAACATCCGCAGAGAGGCTCTGTTTTCCGTGACACTCCTTTCCA TCTTACTGTGCAGTGCAGCTTTGCACTGGCCCAAATTACTCACCTTGGCATCGAGGTTCAGGGAGAAAAGTCCCTGTCAACACTGAAGAGTAAGGGACTACTGAGGACTGAAATGAGGTTTGCTAAAG ACTCCAGTTTCAGGTCTTTCTATTCCTCTGGAGACCCTCCAGCAGTCACTGAGCTCGGCCAGCCTGTGTATGTGGAGGTGTTTGTTCTCAAACATGAGGACGAGGATTtgacgctgctgctggaggactgCTGGGCGACGCCGACTGAAAACCCACATGACCCACAAAGATGGAACCTTCTTGTTAAAGg ATGTCCTTTCAGTGGTGACAGCCACAGAACTATCGTGCTGCCAGTGGTCCCCAGTAAGGAGCTGAAGTATCCCTCTCTTCATCAGTGGTTTGTGGTCAAGCTGTTCTCATTTGTTAAGCCTGCAACATTTGAAAATCTG GTATATTTCCACTGTGAAATAGAGATCTGTAAAGGACCGGATTGCTCACAATCCTGCAGCAACG GAAGACGGAAACTAAGAAGAATCACACCAGGGCCAGGACAGCGGATTCTTTACAGTGTTGTCTCTGGTGGACCTCTTCTTTATCTACTGGAAACAACCAGAAAAAGAACTGCTCTCAAGTCATATTTGGAAGCAACTGTTCATGATttgtaa
- the LOC121608793 gene encoding zona pellucida sperm-binding protein 4-like isoform X1, whose product MKACSTDFTWVTFISLSLLLLSLEALTASKQFQATAYDIMNNSTSICHDRFMSVYVPKVQYADLPFTIYVQDEDRGYYQAVAVAKQCHYFLGETETFFILTVASRGCFVRKQKNMTHVTVVIMARAHRGRVEIIKSIRLSCEWKVKGSDSKCTHKVRTLSSSLILTLFSTEADKNDSPLVPRHHFCNKDGFNITIPHNATVPPLNLDVIWIPSGQGHGCKAQKRSKDAVTFSFPFTDCGTQSMISGGIITYWVNIEVKQHPQRGSVFRDTPFHLTVQCSFALAQITHLGIEVQGEKSLSTLKSKGLLRTEMRFAKDSSFRSFYSSGDPPAVTELGQPVYVEVFVLKHEDEDLTLLLEDCWATPTENPHDPQRWNLLVKGCPFSGDSHRTIVLPVVPSKELKYPSLHQWFVVKLFSFVKPATFENLVYFHCEIEICKGPDCSQSCSNGRRKLRRITPGPGQRILYSVVSGGPLLYLLETTRKRTALKSYLEATVHDL is encoded by the exons ATGAAGGCCTGCAGTACAGACTTCACTTGggtgacatttatttcattatccCTGCTTCTTTTGAGTCTTGAGGCTCTCACTGCTTCAAAACAATTTCAAGCAACAGCCTATGACATTATGAACAATAGCACATCGATTTGCCACGACAGGTTCATGTCTGTTTACGTGCCAAAGGTGCAATACGCTGATCTTCCTTTCACCATTTATGTTCAAG ATGAAGACCGCGGATATTACCAAGCCGTTGCAGTTGCAAAACAGTGCCACTACTTCCTGGGAGAAACTGAAACCTTTTTTATCTTGACAGTTGCTTCCCGTGGATGTTTTGTAAGAAAACAA AAAAATATGACACATGTGACTGTTGTCATCATGGCACGTGCACACAGGGGGAGAGTTGAAATAATCAAGTCCATCCGTCTCTCCTGTGAATGGAAAGTTAAAGGTAGTGATTCTAAGTGCACACATAAAGTCAGGACGCTTAGTTCATCATTAATTCTCACCTTGTTTTCCACAGAGGCGGACAAAAATGATTCTCCACTTGTACCAAGGCATCATTTCTGCAACAAGGATGGGTTCAACATTACTATCCCTCACAATGCCACAGTCCCACCTCTGAACCTGGACGTGATCTGGATCCCTTCGGGCCAAGGCCACGGCTGTAAAGCCCAAAAAAGATCCAAGGATGCTGTCACTTTCAGCTTTCCATTCACTGATTGTGGCACTCAGTCCATG ATATCAGGTGGGATTATAACCTACTGGGTCAACATTGAGGTGAAACAACATCCGCAGAGAGGCTCTGTTTTCCGTGACACTCCTTTCCA TCTTACTGTGCAGTGCAGCTTTGCACTGGCCCAAATTACTCACCTTGGCATCGAGGTTCAGGGAGAAAAGTCCCTGTCAACACTGAAGAGTAAGGGACTACTGAGGACTGAAATGAGGTTTGCTAAAG ACTCCAGTTTCAGGTCTTTCTATTCCTCTGGAGACCCTCCAGCAGTCACTGAGCTCGGCCAGCCTGTGTATGTGGAGGTGTTTGTTCTCAAACATGAGGACGAGGATTtgacgctgctgctggaggactgCTGGGCGACGCCGACTGAAAACCCACATGACCCACAAAGATGGAACCTTCTTGTTAAAGg ATGTCCTTTCAGTGGTGACAGCCACAGAACTATCGTGCTGCCAGTGGTCCCCAGTAAGGAGCTGAAGTATCCCTCTCTTCATCAGTGGTTTGTGGTCAAGCTGTTCTCATTTGTTAAGCCTGCAACATTTGAAAATCTG GTATATTTCCACTGTGAAATAGAGATCTGTAAAGGACCGGATTGCTCACAATCCTGCAGCAACG GAAGACGGAAACTAAGAAGAATCACACCAGGGCCAGGACAGCGGATTCTTTACAGTGTTGTCTCTGGTGGACCTCTTCTTTATCTACTGGAAACAACCAGAAAAAGAACTGCTCTCAAGTCATATTTGGAAGCAACTGTTCATGATttgtaa
- the LOC121608793 gene encoding zona pellucida sperm-binding protein 4-like isoform X3, producing the protein MKACSTDFTWVTFISLSLLLLSLEALTASKQFQATAYDIMNNSTSICHDRFMSVYVPKVQYADLPFTIYVQDEDRGYYQAVAVAKQCHYFLGETETFFILTVASRGCFVRKQKNMTHVTVVIMARAHRGRVEIIKSIRLSCEWKVKGSDSKCTHKVRTLSSSLILTLFSTEADKNDSPLVPRHHFCNKDGFNITIPHNATVPPLNLDVIWIPSGQGHGCKAQKRSKDAVTFSFPFTDCGTQSMISGGIITYWVNIEVKQHPQRGSVFRDTPFHLTVQCSFALAQITHLGIEVQGEKSLSTLKSKGLLRTEMRFAKDSSFRSFYSSGDPPAVTELGQPVYVEVFVLKHEDEDLTLLLEDCWATPTENPHDPQRWNLLVKGCPFSGDSHRTIVLPVVPSKELKYPSLHQWYISTVK; encoded by the exons ATGAAGGCCTGCAGTACAGACTTCACTTGggtgacatttatttcattatccCTGCTTCTTTTGAGTCTTGAGGCTCTCACTGCTTCAAAACAATTTCAAGCAACAGCCTATGACATTATGAACAATAGCACATCGATTTGCCACGACAGGTTCATGTCTGTTTACGTGCCAAAGGTGCAATACGCTGATCTTCCTTTCACCATTTATGTTCAAG ATGAAGACCGCGGATATTACCAAGCCGTTGCAGTTGCAAAACAGTGCCACTACTTCCTGGGAGAAACTGAAACCTTTTTTATCTTGACAGTTGCTTCCCGTGGATGTTTTGTAAGAAAACAA AAAAATATGACACATGTGACTGTTGTCATCATGGCACGTGCACACAGGGGGAGAGTTGAAATAATCAAGTCCATCCGTCTCTCCTGTGAATGGAAAGTTAAAGGTAGTGATTCTAAGTGCACACATAAAGTCAGGACGCTTAGTTCATCATTAATTCTCACCTTGTTTTCCACAGAGGCGGACAAAAATGATTCTCCACTTGTACCAAGGCATCATTTCTGCAACAAGGATGGGTTCAACATTACTATCCCTCACAATGCCACAGTCCCACCTCTGAACCTGGACGTGATCTGGATCCCTTCGGGCCAAGGCCACGGCTGTAAAGCCCAAAAAAGATCCAAGGATGCTGTCACTTTCAGCTTTCCATTCACTGATTGTGGCACTCAGTCCATG ATATCAGGTGGGATTATAACCTACTGGGTCAACATTGAGGTGAAACAACATCCGCAGAGAGGCTCTGTTTTCCGTGACACTCCTTTCCA TCTTACTGTGCAGTGCAGCTTTGCACTGGCCCAAATTACTCACCTTGGCATCGAGGTTCAGGGAGAAAAGTCCCTGTCAACACTGAAGAGTAAGGGACTACTGAGGACTGAAATGAGGTTTGCTAAAG ACTCCAGTTTCAGGTCTTTCTATTCCTCTGGAGACCCTCCAGCAGTCACTGAGCTCGGCCAGCCTGTGTATGTGGAGGTGTTTGTTCTCAAACATGAGGACGAGGATTtgacgctgctgctggaggactgCTGGGCGACGCCGACTGAAAACCCACATGACCCACAAAGATGGAACCTTCTTGTTAAAGg ATGTCCTTTCAGTGGTGACAGCCACAGAACTATCGTGCTGCCAGTGGTCCCCAGTAAGGAGCTGAAGTATCCCTCTCTTCATCAGTG GTATATTTCCACTGTGAAATAG
- the LOC121608796 gene encoding uncharacterized protein LOC121608796 produces MLPSSQLSLTGPLDLSHETSEDNLGSLCFVCVSSNDEQNSDMFCEQYSEFCETQTLSAPLGSPVLLPCIFSASNLSWVSWSHSPDTYLVRLTSKGRVKFVDPRHGRVKAFLNQGSEGNYSIRIDELKNTDLGCYRCEHEQNCLQVNLVAEIGTLSGERQLLIYICVGVAVFILLIVCGCCCMKFICDGAPPQDTGRVPADEQQRGQDTLVYENDDQGPANQQGGPTRTQYTLPGVPLNLDGAQPIQGTSGIYPDLNQFNFERIQSLRTKQRFHTELFRRLRQASLSRHYYVNQSEISGQPAMPAQANNHRRVFRAAAGVGKKKVRENCEYKNPIYNRSTDQLNHL; encoded by the exons CCCTGTGCTTCGTGTGCGTGTCCTCTAATG ATGAGCAGAACTCTGACATGTTTTGTGAGCAGTATTCAGAATTTTgtgagacacaaacactcagCGCTCCCCTTGGCTCGCCTGTGCTGCTCCCATGCATCTTTTCAGCAAGTAACCTCAGCTGGGTGTCATGGTCCCACAGTCCTGACACGTACCTGGTCCGCCTCACATCTAAAGGGCGTGTTAAGTTTGTGGACCCCAGACATGGCCGGGTGAAAGCCTTTCTAAACCAAGGCTCAGAGGGGAACTACTCCATCCGCATTGatgagctgaaaaacactgacctgGGCTGTTACCGCTGTGAGCACGAACAAAACTGTCTTCAAGTGAACCTGGTTGCTGAAATAG GTACACTGAGCGGAGAGAGGCAGCTGCTGATTTACATCTGTGTTGGCGTAGCTGTTTTCATCCTGTTGattgtctgtggctgctgctgcatgaaaTTCATAT GTGACGGTGCTCCACCTCAGGACACAGGCAGAGTGCCAGCAGATGAACAGCAGAGGG GACAAGACACTCTTGTTTATG AAAATGATGACCAAGgcccagccaatcagcaggGTGGCCCCACCAGAACTCAATACACTCTACCGGGAGTTCCTCTCAATCTGGACGGGGCTCAACCCATTCAAGGCACAAGTGGGATTTATCCAGACTTGAACCAGTTTAACTTTGAGAGGATACAAAGtctgagaacaaaacaaagatttcaCACAG AACTCTTCAGAAGATTACGGCAAGCAAGTCTCAGTCGACATTATTACG TTAACCAAAGTGAAATCAGCGGGCAGCCAGCCATGCCAGCTCAGGCGAACAATCACCGCAGAG TGTTTCGTGCTGCGGCAGGCGTGGGGAAGAAGAAAGTCAGAGAAA ATTGTGAATACAAAAACCCGATTTACAACAGGAGCACAGACCAGCTCAACCACCTGTAG